In the Arachis ipaensis cultivar K30076 chromosome B04, Araip1.1, whole genome shotgun sequence genome, CGCGTACGCTTCATAGACGCGTACATGTCGATGCAAAATCCCCAACTCCAGTTTTCGAACACTTATCGCGAACGTTGGACCCAGCGTTGGACtagcaacgttccctccaacgttggcctatccacgcatgcgcgtcacctaCGTGTGTGCGTGGATGCTAAATTctcaaattccaaaactaaacCCTTTATCGCGAGCGTTGGGGATAACGTTGGTTTGGCAGCGTTACCTCCAACGTTGACACCCTTTTTTGCATAATGTTGCACATCAAGCCTTGGGAcgttactttgtcctcttgtcaacgttgccaatttcattcccactatagactattatatatggttggaaagctttgaatgtcagctttctaacccaactagaatcatctcaattggacatctacaactcaagttatactcctttgaaggggacatgATCGTTGGTGTCGGTGTGCAACATTGGAGGCAACGTTGGCGCACCAACGTTTACACCAACATTGGTAACAATGCCAGATTCTGaagctcaaacgtattgtccaccccatactattatatattgttggaaagccctgaatgtctactttccaatgccgttggaagcgcatcatttggagctctactcgagttatactccgccGAAGGTGCAGAGgttagctggccttactacaggttggtacTATGTTCGTCTATGCACTTTTCGGGGcaattttctccctcaattttagtgtccaccatgtagttccatatattcttggaaagctctggattcttactttccaatgcttttggaatcacctcatttgggactctgtagctcaagttattcttgtttgaagtagACCCCTTCAGGCTGTTAGGAGCAAAGTTTGTGGCAacattggtgagccaactttggccaccaacgttgcttgctcttcttcttctctgcccttcctttgcttcttcttacctatcatccaccaaacaaaatgcatcaaagtatttccttaatcacaagataatgcatcattcatagcatcaaacaattctttgcataaatctcatgaaaatgcacaaaattaacactgtttgattgaatcaagacaagcatgaatttctcatccaaatacttacttattgcctaagaaatacatgaaactactctaaaacaaactaaaaatggcttgtgaaactagccaagatgcacTGGCATCACACTGCACTCTCGATTTTTCTCTCCAATACCGTTGCTCCTGTTTCAATGCCTCCTCTAGTTCCGCTTCCCATATTCGAATACTACTTCCATTTGTCTCGGAATAACCTTTATTGGATTCTTAAACAATCTGATCCTTAAGGTGCTGAATATTGGTTTGTGAGTTAGAGGAAGAGGTTTTTTGCCATTCAACAATCTTATGCCTACAATGTTTTAATTTCCCAACCAGTTTGTACATTGGTGAGCCTTGAATGTCGACCTTCCAAGACCTTTTGATCAGATTAATAACTTCTTCATTCTCACATCAGCGTTCCTGAAACCTGAAACGACGCTTCCCTCTCCTTTCCTCCATCCCCGAACTGAGAAGTAACGGTCTATGATCAGAACCTGTGTCCTCTAGATGCTTCGCAACAGCCGCTGAAAATTCAGTTCGCCAGCTATTTGTAACTAAGATTTTGTCCAACTTTTCTCTAATAAAGCTCCTTTCGAATTGTCTATTAAATTGCTCCATGTGAATTTATCATCCTTGTATCTCATGTCTACTAACCTCCTGGAATTAATAAAATCATTGAACTGCTGGATGAAAGTTACGGTCTTAATTCGGCCACCTTCTTTTTTATGATTGGAATGGATTGCATTATAATCACCCATCACATATAATACTCTCACTCTATCTCTCCAGAACTTCCAAAACTTTATTAAATTGTCCCGCCCTTATACCTTCTTCAGTATGCAAGTAGACATCTATCACtataatactttactcttttattcTTTAAATGTATAATGAGTGTTCttactcaaatttttttttcttataaaagGATCATTTTTTACACAATTATTTATAATATTACATCCATAATGTTCTATTCCGAATTATTTTCGTTGATCCAGATGCTAATTATATTAAAATCTTATAAGTTACGTCTATTTAATTTGGATatgtaatatttaatattttattttattttttactatttatgAGTTTTTTTATATCAGATTTAAACAAAATCAAGTAATTAAGTTAAAAATACTGNNNNNtttctagtttttttttgttCCAAACCATAGTTTGTTTTAGAtaatttgagattttattttctGATGTATTGAGTATGATTTTATTTCAATGCTCTTTATTATCATATTATTAGTTAATAATTTTTTGagttaatactcaatttggtcttTGAGTTTACAAGTAAGCCTTAATTTAGTCTCTAAAGTTTCAATTGCCTCTATTTagtctacaaaatttataaacgtgcttcatattagtccctgagacgatttttagtataaaaacgttAATGGAGCGCTGGTATAGACTATTAGATATCACGTTAAAATTTGTAAAATGATAcagttttggttttggcatttaaaTAGCTCAAAAAGAGCATCGCATCacttattttgttaggtaaaattttaataaacacaatTTACGATGTTATTTTTTGGTTATTTGAGTGTCAAAACTAAAATGACATCATTTTACAAAGTTTAGTGTGACATTCGGCTGTTTACAACAATGTTCCGTTAATATTTGTACGTTGAAAATTATTTCAAGCATTAACATAAGTTATGTTCACAAAGTTTGAGGATTAAATAAAGGCAATTAAAACTatagagactaaattaaaatttgCATATAAGTTAAAGAACCAAATtgaatattatttctaatttctttACTAAATGTCAAAGAATTATACTAATAGAAGAAATATGTATACTAATNNNNNNNCGTATATTAATTGAATTGttacaattaataaaaaaatcagtGTACATAGATGCATAATTAGTATATAATTATGAGATAAATAATATCTTAATTTAATACCATTTACACTGATCATTAGATTTATTATTGTAATGAATacatgaaaaaaagaagaatcaAATATTGTTTGTATTAACACAAATTGTATGAGACTTTTTAATAACTATTAATACCTAATAATTAAACctcttaaaataataataaatggaACCTAATCAATTTATATGCACAATACTAAACATAATTGAAACCTAATCAATTAGAACCTAATAATTAGAATTATAATCTCTTAAAAAAATcatgtttttttttataaatacaaaACGACGTCATTTCAGTGTTCCGATGGATGGAAAGTGTTTTAGGGACTAGTATGAATTTCGGAATGCTAAGTTCGAAGATAAAATTGAGTAATTATTAACTTCAAAAACCATTTTAAAACTTTGAATAtaacttcaagaatcattttaagACTTAACTCAACACCTAtttgataatttttattttttttgagatAAATTTGTTCGTACGAAAATTTTCGAATACTAAATAATCATCCTAAAATGAAATGAGATTTTGTTATATTATTCTTTCTAGCTAAATGTGTTATGCCAGTAAATTTTTATTAGAGGTAAATTCTTTCTATTTGTTTTGTTCCTTAATTCGTGCTACCAAAAATATTCCATAACACAACAAAAATTATATAGAATCTTATCCtactaaattgcatcaaatacATAAATCTAAGTATCTAACTCCGTCATTATGTTTTATCATAGCAATGCATGCATGCACTTAGTTTATTTAGACTTAAATATCTTTTGATAAATTTgtaaaagtttaattttaaatttgtaagaatttaattttaatgtattgatagtatataaaattttaaacaattatttaattaaatttatgtgtttaaataactttttatttATAATCAATAAATTAAGAATTAATCTGTTgctaatcaaaattttatttaaaagtttgttgttagctaataaattattgtatgtacaaaataaaattcaaattctcaatatttatttGTATAGATGAGTGAGTTAACCATTCGATTAATTAAAGTTATTTTGTAAATTATATTGATAATTcatgaaaattaaattctatagtataTATAAacgatttaatttaatttatggaAGATTTGCTATGAACGTGAAAAGAAGGTTTAGACACCAGCAAAAATGTATTTGGAAAAAATTTAGGgtcagtaatttttgtgttttttggctagcacttaattattaaaacaaaagTGAATGATCTCCTACCATTAAAtataatttcacaccattaaaaatattattgatggccaattaatagttacaaaatactaaaattaatGACCCTAGCATTCCTAATGTATTTGCATGATTTGCTCATTTAGAAGATTTCTTCATAACTAATAAGGTAAGACAAACCCTCACGGAGAAAAATATATTCCaatcttaaaattaaaaataaaaactaattctCTAAATAGAAATTCAACCAAATGCGAATAAAAGCGTGCCATTACCAACACCAAAATTTCAATCTCCGCACACAAACCCATCCATGGCAGAAAAACCAGCTTCTCCTTCATGTTTTTTCTTTGCAGCTTCTCTTGTTCTACTAACCCTTTCTTCTTGTTTGGcatcaccaacaccaacaccaccatcACCCTCCTGCCTCTCAGGCACACTCTCCAACATACTCTACCGCAACAACAACGCTTCTTTCCCCACAGTTCTGGAAAACTACATACGCAACGCTAGGTGGAACACAACTACAACACCAAAGCCATTGCTCATCATCACACCCCTTCAAGAATCCGACGTTCAAGCTGCAGTTCTCTGCGCCAAGAGGATTGGCCTCCAAATCAGGATCCGAAGCGGCGGCCATGACTACGAAGGCCTTTCGTATGTCTCCCGATCCCAACAACCCTACTTCGTTCTTGACATGTCCAATCTCCGGCAAATAACCGTCGACATTGGAAAACAAGTTGCCACGGTTCAAGCCGGAGCCACGCTCGGAGAACTTTACTATAATATATGGAAAAATAGCAAAATCCATGGCTTCCCTGCTGGATTGTGCACCACTCTTGGCGTTGGTGGCCACATAAGCGGAGGAGGCTACGGTGCCATGTTGAGAAAATACGGTTTATCCGTTGATAATGTAATCGACGCGAAAATCGTTGATGTTAAGGGTAGAATTCTTAATAGAAAGGCGATGGGGGAGGATCTTTTTTGGGCTATTAGAGGCGGCGGCGGAGCGAGTTTTGGTGTAGTTTTGTCGTATACAGTTAAGTTAGTTCCTGTAACTGAAAATGTAACCGTTTTTCGCGTGGAAAGGACGTTGGAACAGAATGCAACAGATCTTGCCGTTCAGTGGCAGCAAGTTGCTCCAACCATTGATGATAGGTTTTTCCTTCGGCTTCTCTTGCTCCCTTCCAACAAAACGGTTAAAGCCAGTATTGTAGCGTTTTTTCTCGGTGGTGCTGACGAGGCAGTTTCGATATTGAAGAAAAAGTTTCCTCTTCTTGGTCTCGAGAAACAGAATTGCAttgaaatgagttggattgagtCGGCGATTTGGTTGAATAATCCCGATGATTACAAGATCGGTGTTAAGCCGGAGATTATTCTGAATCGGCGTCTCAATACAGCtggtttcctcaagagaaaatccGATTATGTTCAGGTTCCGATCTCCAAAGAAGCGTTGGAGGGGATAGCGAAGAAGATTATTGAGCTGGGGAAGGTTGCGCTTGCGTTCAATCCTTACGGCGGGAAGATGGCTGAGATTCCGGCGGACGCCACCGCTTTCCCTCACCGTGCCGGGAACTTGTTCAAGATTCAGTATTCTGTGAATTGGAATGATTCATCTCCTGCCGCGGCTGAGAATTTTGTTAATGAGACTAGGAGCTTGTATAGTTACATGACTCCATTTGTGTCCAAGAATCCAAGAAGTGCGTTCTTGAATTATAGAGACCTTGACATTGGAATCAATACATTTGGAAAGAATTCTTATGAAGAAGGGAAGGTCTATGGGGCCAAGTACTTCAATGGAAACTTTGAGAGGCTGGTGAAGATTAAGACTGCGGTTGATCCTGATAACTTTTTCAGGAATGAGCAGAGTATTCCGATTCTTCCAAACAACCACTAGTAGTTAATTTGCTAGCTAGGGATGGAAATTTAGAGCATAGCATAGTAGCTAATGATGCTCTTAATTCTGTGTTAGATATTAATAATTATTCCATGTGGATAATGCTTCATCTATTGGTATTTAACTATTTATGACTATTGCATGATGTACTTATTTTGATGTTTGAATAATTCAAATGTGGTTAGTAAATGAGATACAAGACTTCATTTTTTATTCGTTCTTATTTTTTCAATTACATTTATACATAagttatattaattaataaatttcaaCATTGTTTCATCGGTTCCAAGGATTTAATTACTTCTTCTCCATGCTCCTCCTAACAATAACGTTCAGCTGTATTAATTATGGCACTTAATCACAGTAGTGAGcaggtttaaaaaaaaaaattatttcgaGGACTTTGACTTATGATGCATGTGCATTCTGAAATATATACACAATATGACTTGGAATACACCAACACACAAATACAGATaccaattttttatatatataaaatacagGACGGANNNNNNNNNNNNNNNNNNNNNNNNNNNNNNNNNNNNNNNNNNNNNNNNNNNNNNNNNNNNNNNNNNNNNNNNNNNNNNNNNNNNNNNNNNNNNNNNNNNNNNNNNNNNNNNNNNNNNNNNNNNNNNNNNNNNNNNNNNNNNNNNNNNNNNNNNNNNNNNNNNNNNNNNNNNNNNNNNNNNNNNNNNNNNNNNNNNNNNNNNNNNNNNNNNNNNNNNNNNNNNNNNNNNNNNNNNNNNNNNNNNNNNNNNNNNNNNNNNNNNNNNNNNNNNNNNNNNNNNNNNNNNNNNNNNNNNNNNNNNNNNNNNNNNNNNNNNNNNNNNNNNNNNNNNNNNNNNNNNNNNNNNNNNNNNNNNNNNNNNNNNNNNNNNNNNNNNNNNNNNNNNNNNNNNNNNNNNNNNNNNNNNNNNNNNNNNNNNNNNNNNNNNNNNNNNNNNNNNNNNNNNNNNNNNNNNNNNNNNNNNNNNNNNNNNNNNNNNNNNNNNNNNNNNNNNNNNNNNNNNNNNNNNNNNNNNNNNNNNNNNNNNNNNNNNNNNNNNNNNNNNNNNNNNNNNNNNNNNNNNNNNNNNNNNNNNNNNNNNNNNNNNNNNNNNNNNNNNNNNNNNNNNNNNNNNNNNNNNNNNNNNNNNNNNNNNNNNNNNNNNNNNNNNNNNNNNNNNNNNNNNNNNNNNNNNNNNNNNNNNNNNNNNNNNNNNNNNNNNNNNNNNNNNNNNGCTAATGCGTGATAGTATTTAAGTATGTTCAAGTGTGTTTAAAGaagcaatttttatttttttcattaagaTATGGTTGGATACAACAAATACGCGTATCGGACGAATATCGATAAATGTCGTATCTAAAATATGTCTCGTACAAATACGACAACCCAATGAAGTGTCTTTATAAATTTagaattatattacaaaaaataatttaaacaaataTATACTTACCTCTCTAATTAAGGTAATTgcaaaactaattaaaaaatctTGACCACCATAAAGACACAAACTATCTTCAACCTTAACTATACAAGACAAAGCAAAGTCACGATTATAATAAAGTTGACAGAACAATAAAAAAACCTAGAGCACACAGATAGGTTtagtaagcaaaatttaatgataaaaaataaaatttttgctaatggatatttttttttaaaataatttattttttcttaaaaaatggataaagttaacattagttaacacaaaaagtttaaaaggaattaaagagtagattttttaaaagttagaagggaggggaatgtacatttataaaatagagggcgAGGAAAGTGTCATTTTAGTATCTCATAGGGGAGGAGAGTGAAATtttctcaaaaataaattatctaaattaataggcaaaaaattaataattctaactaatattaatttaaatgatattgaattttttagatcaatataaaataattttattcaaaaaattaaaaaataaataagaattattagactaaaaatataacaattatcaataaaaattgataaattaaaggacaatttacataaataaattgtttGCCCCTCAAATTTACGCAATTACATTGTTACAAATATGAAGACGCAAATATATTGTTTCATATATTTATAGAAactgctactgccagtagcggtttaccaAAACACATAATCCGCTATAACCAGCAGCGGATTACATGTGAATGGGGAAACACAGAAACCGATAGAGGCTGTCGCGGTTTCTATTTATTGATGCTTGGCCATAAACCGCGAGAGGCAGCAGCGATTTACGTTGAGTATGAAAACAAATAGTAAAACTaatatttatctaaaaaataattacaaaacaaataattaatggtatatactatttaaataatatcataaataaaaaaatttaatttatcatttcacagtataatttaaaaaatataaatatgcatgtaataaattttttatttgtatttattattaaaagtgagaccaaattacaaataaaaaaatacaatactcaaaatattaaattatataaattaagactaattttttttattctcatctcttttaaaatttataaaccaagaccaaataatatatattttctgTAATTGTAGAAGCCttttgttaaaattatattttatttacatatttaaaaaattaaaataaaattaattttgtattttaaattttaaaatataaatttttatatatttattaaatctATGTTGATAGAGAGGTATAATTATTCTGATAGATattagtaattttatttttttaaatttataaaaataattcatAAGAATATAAAATTTTANNNNNNNNNNNNNNNNNNNNNNNNNNNNNNNNNNNNNNNNNNNNNNNNNNNNNNNNNNNNNNNNNNNNNNNNNNNNNNNNNNNNNNNNNNNNNNNNNNNNNNNNNNNNNNNNNNNNNNNNNNNNNNNNNNNNNNNNNNNNNNNNNNNNNNNNNNNNNNNNNNNNNNNNNNNNNNNNNNNNNNNNNNNNNNNNNNNNNNNNNNNNNNNNNNNNNNNNNNNNNNNNNNNNNNNNNNN is a window encoding:
- the LOC107636040 gene encoding berberine bridge enzyme-like 21 — encoded protein: MAEKPASPSCFFFAASLVLLTLSSCLASPTPTPPSPSCLSGTLSNILYRNNNASFPTVLENYIRNARWNTTTTPKPLLIITPLQESDVQAAVLCAKRIGLQIRIRSGGHDYEGLSYVSRSQQPYFVLDMSNLRQITVDIGKQVATVQAGATLGELYYNIWKNSKIHGFPAGLCTTLGVGGHISGGGYGAMLRKYGLSVDNVIDAKIVDVKGRILNRKAMGEDLFWAIRGGGGASFGVVLSYTVKLVPVTENVTVFRVERTLEQNATDLAVQWQQVAPTIDDRFFLRLLLLPSNKTVKASIVAFFLGGADEAVSILKKKFPLLGLEKQNCIEMSWIESAIWLNNPDDYKIGVKPEIILNRRLNTAGFLKRKSDYVQVPISKEALEGIAKKIIELGKVALAFNPYGGKMAEIPADATAFPHRAGNLFKIQYSVNWNDSSPAAAENFVNETRSLYSYMTPFVSKNPRSAFLNYRDLDIGINTFGKNSYEEGKVYGAKYFNGNFERLVKIKTAVDPDNFFRNEQSIPILPNNH